Proteins from a genomic interval of Deltaproteobacteria bacterium:
- a CDS encoding helix-turn-helix domain-containing protein gives MVQRRLNIVDEMALSRLEPPSTRTHEPSPGDWIRILRDSLRMTQAELASRAKITQPHLASIESGKTDPQISTLKRIFDAMSCDLVLVPRPRKAIKEVLRGRARSVALKRLKQSMGTMALEHQAPEADAFKQLLEKRTDEIVTDRREKLWQQPEDE, from the coding sequence ATGGTCCAAAGACGCTTAAACATAGTCGATGAGATGGCGTTATCTCGTCTCGAACCGCCAAGCACAAGGACACACGAACCGTCACCCGGAGATTGGATCAGAATTCTGCGTGACTCATTGCGCATGACTCAGGCCGAACTGGCGAGCCGCGCGAAGATCACTCAACCGCATTTGGCCAGCATTGAGAGTGGTAAGACCGACCCGCAGATCAGTACCCTGAAGCGCATTTTTGATGCGATGTCTTGCGATTTGGTTCTTGTGCCACGACCCAGAAAGGCGATCAAAGAAGTGCTGCGCGGGCGGGCGCGCAGCGTTGCGTTGAAACGCTTAAAACAATCAATGGGAACCATGGCCCTCGAACATCAGGCGCCGGAAGCCGATGCCTTCAAGCAGCTTTTGGAAAAACGCACTGATGAGATTGTGACCGATCGGCGTGAGAAGCTATGGCAACAGCCAGAAGATGAGTGA
- a CDS encoding FAD-dependent monooxygenase: MSQTRIIIAGAGPVGVVSALALAQHGYAVTLLEADAAIDDNPRAATTHPSTLEMIARVGLIDQFIQEGLVARYFQFWDKPTRAKIVEFDHELLRDETAYPFVVQTEQHKLARMGIERLKIFPDVDVHFSSRVTGVVQDSDSATVTAEGPNGVETHRGDWVIGADGGRSTIRKALEIDFEGFTWPENFLVLTTTEDFQQLLGGCCYRNYLADPDEWTNLFKVAGDDGKGRWRAVFPTKVEESDEQALGDESTYSRLQRVYPLNRQYNVVHRNLYKVHQRVAATFRKGRVFLAGDSAHVNNSVGGLGLNSGIHDAMELVDTLHQVITKKADDSLLDRYTRRRRTSNIESVQEQTIANKKRLEERDPKARQEKFDELRAIAEDPKAHKEFLLRTSLIASVRKAQSVA, from the coding sequence ATGTCACAGACCCGCATCATCATAGCCGGCGCCGGACCGGTGGGAGTTGTCTCTGCGCTCGCGCTGGCGCAGCATGGCTACGCGGTTACTTTACTCGAAGCCGACGCGGCGATTGACGACAACCCGCGCGCGGCGACGACCCATCCTTCGACTTTGGAAATGATCGCGCGGGTTGGCTTGATCGATCAGTTTATTCAAGAAGGTCTGGTGGCGCGATATTTTCAGTTTTGGGATAAGCCAACACGCGCTAAGATCGTCGAGTTCGATCATGAGCTGTTGCGCGACGAGACGGCTTATCCGTTTGTCGTTCAGACCGAGCAGCACAAGCTGGCGCGCATGGGCATCGAGCGGTTGAAAATATTTCCCGATGTCGACGTGCACTTTTCCAGTCGCGTTACTGGCGTCGTTCAGGATTCGGACAGCGCAACGGTCACAGCTGAAGGTCCGAATGGCGTGGAAACTCATCGCGGCGATTGGGTGATCGGCGCGGATGGTGGGCGCAGCACGATTCGAAAAGCGTTGGAGATCGATTTCGAAGGTTTTACCTGGCCGGAGAATTTTCTCGTGCTCACGACGACGGAAGATTTTCAGCAGTTGCTCGGCGGCTGTTGCTACCGCAACTACCTCGCCGATCCGGATGAGTGGACGAATTTATTTAAAGTCGCCGGCGATGACGGCAAGGGGCGCTGGCGCGCGGTGTTTCCGACCAAGGTGGAAGAGAGCGACGAGCAGGCGCTCGGCGACGAGTCGACCTACTCGCGCTTGCAGCGGGTTTACCCATTGAACCGCCAGTACAACGTCGTCCATCGCAACCTCTACAAAGTCCATCAGCGAGTCGCCGCGACTTTTCGCAAAGGCCGCGTTTTTCTCGCCGGCGACTCCGCCCATGTGAACAACTCCGTCGGCGGATTGGGATTGAACAGCGGCATTCATGACGCCATGGAATTGGTCGACACGCTGCATCAGGTCATTACTAAAAAAGCTGACGATTCGTTGCTCGACCGCTACACGCGCCGGCGGCGCACGAGCAACATCGAATCGGTGCAAGAACAAACCATCGCCAACAAGAAGCGCCTCGAAGAGCGCGATCCCAAAGCGCGCCAAGAAAAGTTCGACGAGCTGCGCGCAATCGCGGAAGATCCGAAAGCGCACAAAGAATTTTTACTGCGTACTTCGCTGATCGCCAGTGTGCGCAAAGCTCAAAGCGTGGCGTAG
- a CDS encoding LLM class flavin-dependent oxidoreductase, whose amino-acid sequence MDSAIGLTLGAIPHIFDYTLQTEVHVKFGYYILNTYVPELDGGSRDVYAKWLEQIDTAEALGFDSLWVTEHHFRHFGGQMPSPTIILAAAAQRTKKMRLGAAVSLLPMHNPLRIAEEFAMVDQLSQGRVCFGAGRGMHPDEYQVFGQDYATAQQRLPEALDIVMRAWSGAEFEWQSEHYKFPTLRVYPQPYQQPHPPIYVTANRDPESFAMIGKRGHHLMTLPWIATNEEQAPRIEWYKTALREGGHSVADKEVFTMYPIYVGDSDDSAKAEVEESWHRWRAFALAATGALPGTPAHATRSPHLSYDFMARDSRGVFGGPESCLRILKRIIEVVGTDHIGLTFHFGGLSQDKVLKSMERCAKSVLPALR is encoded by the coding sequence ATTGATTCTGCAATCGGCTTGACCCTCGGAGCGATTCCCCATATTTTCGATTACACGTTACAAACAGAGGTCCATGTGAAATTCGGTTACTACATTCTTAACACTTACGTTCCTGAATTGGATGGCGGCAGCCGAGATGTTTATGCCAAATGGCTCGAACAGATCGATACGGCGGAAGCGCTAGGATTCGATTCGCTGTGGGTCACGGAGCATCATTTTCGTCACTTCGGCGGGCAGATGCCGAGTCCGACGATCATCCTCGCCGCGGCGGCGCAGCGTACCAAGAAGATGCGCTTGGGCGCGGCGGTGTCGCTGCTGCCGATGCATAACCCGCTGCGCATCGCCGAAGAGTTCGCCATGGTCGACCAGTTGTCCCAAGGGCGGGTTTGCTTCGGCGCCGGGCGCGGCATGCATCCCGACGAGTATCAGGTTTTTGGTCAGGATTACGCCACCGCGCAGCAGCGCTTGCCCGAAGCGCTCGACATCGTCATGCGCGCCTGGAGCGGTGCAGAGTTCGAGTGGCAGAGCGAACATTATAAATTCCCCACGCTCAGAGTTTACCCGCAGCCCTACCAGCAGCCCCATCCGCCGATTTACGTCACGGCCAATCGCGATCCGGAGAGTTTCGCCATGATCGGCAAGCGCGGCCATCATTTGATGACCTTGCCGTGGATTGCGACCAATGAAGAGCAGGCACCGCGCATCGAGTGGTACAAGACGGCGCTGCGCGAGGGCGGCCACTCGGTGGCCGACAAAGAAGTGTTCACCATGTATCCGATCTATGTCGGCGATAGCGACGACAGCGCCAAGGCGGAGGTGGAGGAGTCGTGGCATCGCTGGCGTGCTTTTGCCTTGGCAGCCACTGGCGCGTTGCCGGGGACGCCGGCCCACGCGACGCGCTCGCCGCACTTGAGCTACGACTTCATGGCGCGCGACAGTCGCGGCGTGTTCGGAGGGCCGGAAAGCTGCCTGCGGATCTTGAAACGGATCATTGAAGTCGTTGGTACGGACCATATCGGCTTGACCTTTCACTTCGGCGGCTTGAGCCAAGACAAAGTGCTCAAGTCGATGGAGCGCTGCGCCAAGTCGGTGTTGCCGGCGCTTCGATAG
- a CDS encoding ABC transporter substrate-binding protein: MAGTYPRRVIIRLVFAVGIALTFAAPVLAQNLEKVRLSIADLSFTFLPHLLARDAGIFRKHHLEVELIYIGGAVGLAALASGEIDYSASPDPGLLAIAKGLPFKVVMLTTKGPPFYVVGRPSIKRAAELVGKKHGISRVGASSYFVSWVIFQKLGVDADKIIYIQAGSNSNRVLALTTGSIDSAIFSMPTAQEMLKKNFPLLGTPKEVGQRPHGGLMVRSEKIDKSRDQVRRMAGALVESMNYIATNRAKVADYVSGKFKIERDLAEQLLSGDYLSMLTMDGRMTDEGVQAYLDEAFQNTLVPTRFSAKQALDLSLLEPAAARR; this comes from the coding sequence ATGGCTGGTACTTATCCGCGACGAGTTATTATCCGGTTGGTATTTGCTGTTGGCATCGCGCTTACGTTCGCTGCACCGGTGCTGGCGCAGAACTTAGAAAAGGTCCGTCTCAGCATCGCCGATCTATCGTTTACTTTTTTGCCGCATCTATTGGCCCGGGACGCCGGCATATTTCGCAAGCATCATCTCGAAGTCGAGTTGATCTACATCGGCGGTGCCGTGGGTCTGGCGGCATTGGCGAGCGGTGAGATCGATTACAGCGCGTCGCCCGATCCGGGCTTGCTTGCCATCGCCAAGGGGTTGCCGTTCAAAGTCGTCATGTTGACGACTAAGGGCCCGCCGTTTTACGTCGTCGGCCGGCCGAGTATCAAACGCGCCGCCGAACTGGTCGGCAAGAAACACGGCATCTCGCGCGTCGGCGCTTCTTCTTATTTTGTCAGCTGGGTGATTTTTCAAAAGCTCGGCGTCGATGCCGACAAAATTATTTATATTCAGGCCGGCTCCAACTCCAATCGTGTCCTGGCATTGACGACGGGCTCGATCGATAGCGCGATTTTTTCCATGCCGACGGCGCAGGAGATGCTCAAAAAAAATTTTCCCCTGCTGGGCACGCCCAAGGAAGTGGGGCAGCGGCCCCATGGCGGCTTAATGGTGCGTAGCGAAAAAATCGACAAGAGCCGCGATCAGGTAAGGCGCATGGCCGGCGCCCTGGTAGAGTCGATGAATTATATCGCTACCAATCGGGCCAAGGTCGCCGACTATGTCAGTGGAAAATTTAAAATCGAGCGCGATTTGGCAGAGCAATTACTGTCGGGCGATTATTTGTCGATGTTGACTATGGACGGCCGCATGACCGACGAGGGCGTGCAAGCTTATCTTGACGAGGCGTTTCAGAATACTTTAGTGCCGACCCGGTTTAGCGCCAAACAGGCGTTGGATTTGTCGCTGCTTGAGCCAGCTGCGGCGCGGCGCTAG
- a CDS encoding mobile mystery protein B, which produces MSEKTKTPGATPGDDTSGLIQRQLMDRPARNAAELDAISRAYNKHIYRARRKRAGTEWLTDPFIRAVHYDMYGEIWEWARKYRTEALNIGVDFHLIPEQIKLLCGDFSYWNADKSSMPPLEIAARLQNRLTRIHPFTNGNGRHARLITDIYCYSVRLSLPKWPQIQLLSEGDQIRSRYIDAMKTADQEDYRELIAFMKELVG; this is translated from the coding sequence ATGAGTGAAAAAACTAAAACGCCCGGCGCCACTCCAGGCGACGACACGTCGGGTCTTATTCAAAGGCAACTGATGGATCGCCCTGCTCGCAATGCAGCCGAGCTAGATGCCATCTCTCGCGCGTACAACAAGCACATTTATCGAGCCCGGCGAAAAAGAGCCGGGACGGAGTGGTTAACCGATCCATTTATCCGCGCCGTCCATTACGACATGTACGGCGAGATATGGGAGTGGGCGAGAAAGTATCGCACCGAGGCCCTTAATATTGGTGTCGACTTTCACCTCATCCCGGAACAGATAAAGTTGCTGTGCGGAGATTTCAGCTATTGGAACGCCGACAAGAGTTCGATGCCGCCGCTTGAAATCGCTGCTCGCTTACAGAACCGACTGACCCGGATTCATCCGTTTACCAATGGCAATGGCAGACACGCGCGACTCATCACTGACATTTACTGTTACTCGGTCAGACTTTCCCTGCCCAAATGGCCGCAGATTCAGCTCTTGTCGGAAGGCGACCAAATCCGATCGCGGTATATCGACGCGATGAAGACAGCGGATCAAGAAGATTATCGTGAGTTGATCGCATTCATGAAAGAGCTTGTTGGGTAG